The Pirellulales bacterium sequence GGCCATAGCGGTCGATCCCGACGCCTTGGGCCAACCGCATCGCCAGGCTGCCGATCATCCCGACGCCGACGACCGCTCCCAGTTCGAGTTCACCCCCGCCGAGAAACGTGATGAAATCGGCGTAGCGATACATCAGGCTGACGGCAACCATCAGCAACATCAGTGAGATATAGGCGAGCCAGAACGCGCGGCCGTAGGCGCCGGAAGTCGGAGCGCGGAAGGTAATCAGTAAGGAACGCCCTCTGTGGAGTTCCGCGGCGTCAACCGCCCGCGCCGCCGAGCTAGGCAACGCCGACGGCAGACTGCATCCGTCGGACTCGGCGGGGTCCGCGGCAGTCTCAGATTCATCCTCGGCGGGTCGAAACATGCGGGATGTCGGCGGAAAACGGGCAGTTACCGAAGTATACTCGCGATCGACGACGAGCGGTAGTTCGCTAAGATCGCCTGCCAAATTGAGCGAAGAACCGTCCCCTTGGCCCAGCGCGAATGGTTCGGCGCTCTAAAACGAGAGACGGCGATACGGCAATTGAGGTTCGTCCAATTCTCGAAAGCGTGTAGAATTTCCTCCGGCACGCCGCCAAAAGCGATTGCCCTCACCCAAGCAACGTCACAAGGAATTAAGGATGGATCGAGCCAACGCCGAAAAAACTCTGGTGATGACGGCGACCTATAACGAGATCGAGAATCTGCCGCGGCTGGTCGAGGAGGTTTTTCGGAATGCGCCGCGGGTCGATCTGCTGGTGATCGACGACAACTCGCCGGATGGCACTGGCCAATGGTGCGATCGACAGGCGGCCGCCAATCCACGACTACACTGCCTGCACCGCTCCGGAAAGCTCGGCCTCGGGACGGCGATCGTCGCCGGGATGCGATTTGCCATCGAGCACAACTACAAATATGTCCTCAACATGGATGCCGACTTCAGCCATCATCCACGCTACTTGCCCGCGATGATGGAAGGCATGGATCCACCCAGCGGCAAACCGATCGATGTGATGATCGGCTCCCGCT is a genomic window containing:
- a CDS encoding polyprenol monophosphomannose synthase; the protein is MDRANAEKTLVMTATYNEIENLPRLVEEVFRNAPRVDLLVIDDNSPDGTGQWCDRQAAANPRLHCLHRSGKLGLGTAIVAGMRFAIEHNYKYVLNMDADFSHHPRYLPAMMEGMDPPSGKPIDVMIGSRYVPGGGAPGWPLKRQLMSRCMNLYARWLLWLKPHDCSGGYRCYRTATLAKLDLERIRSRGYSFQEEILWMLRRIGARFGETPIVFADREKGHSKINSKEAVNALRIIFRLGLQNMLRI